The Pocillopora verrucosa isolate sample1 chromosome 2, ASM3666991v2, whole genome shotgun sequence genome has a segment encoding these proteins:
- the LOC136279120 gene encoding uncharacterized protein: MNGRVHTILSTSVPKSKLIELIDDISAVADLKTEWNCKSWLCVEPLHYTQTDNYNCGVIVCLFARCLCEGLDINGSYDVDMERERITSVIFGSCYDDLDWRNTAVCKICKDDDGEDWLGCDSCGQFFHASCLDVPFAETLTQHFTCP; the protein is encoded by the exons ATGAATGGGCGTGTACACACCATTTTGAGCACCTCAGTTCCTAAGAGCAAACTGATAGAACTGATCGATGAcatcag TGCCGTTGCCGATCTCAAAACGGAATGGAATTGCAAGTCATGGCTATGTGTTGAACCACTACATTACACACAGACCGATAACTATAACTGTGGTGTGATTGTATGTCTT tttgcTCGGTGTTTGTGTGAGGGGTTGGATATCAATGGAAGTTATGATGTGGACATGGAAAGGGAAAGAATAACGTCTGTCATATTTGGCTCGTGTTATGATGACCTTGATTG GAGAAATACCGCGGTCTGTAAGATTTGCAAAGACGACGATGGAGAGGATTGGCTTGGGTGCGATAGCTGTGgccagtttttccatgcaagtTGTCTGGATGTGCCTTTCGCGGAGACGCTTAcgcaacatttcacctgccctTAG
- the LOC136279119 gene encoding uncharacterized protein — translation MKAFLPSILFLVIQCLTVPIHATVHPTMISAPNKSVKAVIGDTVSLRWHYNSGYLKNDLLEVMFGIEKSPDLLEPKLVAVNSSGFASTRSSYRSSVGWAGNLTSSVAVFELYNVTTNDSNTYGIKVEYGAGHTPLIDSVQLQVESGRAPETATPREKNVPTTPRATGSPVTSKGAPETATPREKNVPTTPRATGSPVTSKEPGFSLPRKLIWIAMIGMILTVIGTPFVCWLYFSSHRKISDANRHTFTEGAINKCFMENPFETNNNGCLKGVD, via the exons ATGAAGGCGTTTCTACCATCGATCCTTTTTTTAGTTATTCAGTGCCTCACAG TGCCCATTCATGCAACAGTTCATCCAACCATGATCTCTGCTCCAAATAAGTCAGTGAAAGCGGTCATTGGTGACACTGTGTCATTAAGGTGGCACTACAATTCAGGATATCTAAAGAATGATCTTTTAGAGGTTATGTTTGGTATTGAGAAGAGTCCTGACCTCCTGGAACCAAAGTTGGTAGCTGTCAACTCGAGTGGTTTTGCCTCAACACGGTCATCATATAGGTCCTCCGTGGGTTGGGCAGGAAATTTGACATCCTCTGTCGCAGTGTTTGAACTCTACAATGTAACAACTAACGATAGCAATACGTATGGTATAAAGGTGGAATACGGAGCTGGGCATACCCCATTGATCGACTCAGTCCAGCTTCAAGTTGAGTCCGGAC GTGCACCAGAAACAGCTACTCCTCGAGAGAAAAACGTCCCCACAACGCCAAGAGCTACAGGGTCTCCAGTCACATCGAAAG GTGCACCAGAAACAGCTACTCCTCGAGAGAAAAACGTCCCCACAACACCAAGAGCTACAGGGTCTCCAGTCACATCGAAAG AGCCCGGCTTTTCACTGCCAAGAAAATTGATTTGGATAGCGATGATTGGAATGATTTTGACTGTCATAGGAACACCCTTTGTCTGTTGGCTGTACTTTTCCTCCCATAGGAAAATTTCTGACGCAAATAGACATACCTTCACTGAAGGCGcgataaataaatgttttatgGAAAATCCATTCGAAACAAATAATAACGGATGCCTTAAAGGCGTTGACTAA